The following coding sequences lie in one Camelus bactrianus isolate YW-2024 breed Bactrian camel chromosome 8, ASM4877302v1, whole genome shotgun sequence genomic window:
- the ARMT1 gene encoding damage-control phosphatase ARMT1 isoform X1 codes for MAGLPDSLSGQDVGFVSLSSSVGNLSFAYLTIKDRIPQILTKVIDTLHRHKSEFFEKHGEKGMEAEKKAISLLSKLRNELQTDKPIVPLVEKFVDTDIWNQYLEYQQSLLNESDGKPRWFLSPWLFVECYMYRRIHEAIIQSPPIDDFDVFKESKDQNFFESQQSIIALCTYLQELMKTIEDLEDNQLKDEFFKVLQISLWGNKCDLSLSGGDTSSQKTNIISSLKDLKPFILVNDMEHLWSLLSNCKKTRERASITRVDIILDNSGFELITDLVLADFLLSSKLATEIHFYGKTIPWFVSDTTIHDFNWLIKQLKHSNHKWMSKCGVNWENHIKMGRWVYLDHMFWTLPHEFSAMSQVAPDLHAELQKAHLILFKGDLNYRKLTGDRKWEFTIPFHQALNGFHPAPLCSIRTLKAEVQVGLQPGQAEQLSASDPSWMTSGKYGIFQFDGPL; via the exons ATGGCGGGGCTGCCGGACTCTCTCTCGGGACAGGACGTAGGGTTCGTGTCGCTTTCCTCGTCCGTCGGGAACCT GTCATTTGCATATCTTACAATTAAAGACAGAATACCACAGATCTTAACCAAGGTTATTGATACATTGCATCGACATAAAAgtgaattttttgagaaacatgGAGAG AAAGGCATGGAAGCTGAAAAGAAAGcgatttctcttctttctaaatTACGGAATGAATTGCAAACAGATAAACCAATTGTTCCCTTAGTTGAGAAGTTTGTTGATACTGACATATGGAATCAGTACCTAGAATATCAACAGAGCCTTTTAAATGAAAGTGATGGAAAACCAAGGTGGTTTCTCTCACCTTGGTTGTTTGTAGAATGCTACATGTATCGTAGAATTCATGAAGCAATTATCCAAAG TCCACCAATCGATGACTTTGATGTATTTAAAGAATCAAAAGACCAAAATTTCTTTGAGTCACAGCAATCTATCATTGCTTTATGTACTTACCTGCAAGAGCTGATGAAAACTATTGAAGACCTAGAAGATAATCAGCTGAAAGATGAGTTTTTTAAAGTCCTTCAG atttCGCTGTGGGGGAATAAGTGTGATCTGTCTCTGTCAGGCGGGGATACGAGTTCTCAGAAGACCAATATTATCAGTTCTTTGAAAGACCTAAAACCTTTCATTTTAGTGAATGACATGGAACATCTTTGGTCATTGCTTAGCAATtgcaagaaaacaagagaaagagcATCTATTACTCGAGTGGATATCATTCTGGATAATTCTGGGTTTGAACTTATTACAGATTTAGTGTTAGCTGACTTCTTGTTGTCCTCTAAACTGGCTACTGAGATCCATTTTTATGGAAAAACGATTCCATGGTTTGTTTCTGATACTACTATACATGATTTTAACTGGCTAATCAAACAACTAAAACATTCTAATCATAAGTGGATGTCCAAGTGTGGGGTTAACTGGGAAAACCATATTAAAATGGGCAGATGGGTTTACCTCGATCATATGTTTTGGACTCTGCCTCATGAATTCAGTGCAATGTCTCAAGTCGCTCCTGACTTACATGCTGAACTACAAAAGGcacatttgattttatttaaggGTGATTTGAATTATAGGAAGTTGACGGGGGACAGAAAATGGGAGTTTACCATTCCATTTCATCAGGCTTTGAATGGCTTCCACCCTGCACCTCTCTGCAGTATAAGAACATTAAAAGCAGAGGTTCAGGTTGGTCTGCAGCCTGGGCAAGCTGAACAGCTCTCAGCTTCAGATCCCAGCTGGATGACCAGCGGGAAATACGGAATATTTCAGTTCGATGGGCCACTCTGA
- the ARMT1 gene encoding damage-control phosphatase ARMT1 isoform X2 has product MAGLPDSLSGQDVGSFAYLTIKDRIPQILTKVIDTLHRHKSEFFEKHGEKGMEAEKKAISLLSKLRNELQTDKPIVPLVEKFVDTDIWNQYLEYQQSLLNESDGKPRWFLSPWLFVECYMYRRIHEAIIQSPPIDDFDVFKESKDQNFFESQQSIIALCTYLQELMKTIEDLEDNQLKDEFFKVLQISLWGNKCDLSLSGGDTSSQKTNIISSLKDLKPFILVNDMEHLWSLLSNCKKTRERASITRVDIILDNSGFELITDLVLADFLLSSKLATEIHFYGKTIPWFVSDTTIHDFNWLIKQLKHSNHKWMSKCGVNWENHIKMGRWVYLDHMFWTLPHEFSAMSQVAPDLHAELQKAHLILFKGDLNYRKLTGDRKWEFTIPFHQALNGFHPAPLCSIRTLKAEVQVGLQPGQAEQLSASDPSWMTSGKYGIFQFDGPL; this is encoded by the exons ATGGCGGGGCTGCCGGACTCTCTCTCGGGACAGGACGTAGG GTCATTTGCATATCTTACAATTAAAGACAGAATACCACAGATCTTAACCAAGGTTATTGATACATTGCATCGACATAAAAgtgaattttttgagaaacatgGAGAG AAAGGCATGGAAGCTGAAAAGAAAGcgatttctcttctttctaaatTACGGAATGAATTGCAAACAGATAAACCAATTGTTCCCTTAGTTGAGAAGTTTGTTGATACTGACATATGGAATCAGTACCTAGAATATCAACAGAGCCTTTTAAATGAAAGTGATGGAAAACCAAGGTGGTTTCTCTCACCTTGGTTGTTTGTAGAATGCTACATGTATCGTAGAATTCATGAAGCAATTATCCAAAG TCCACCAATCGATGACTTTGATGTATTTAAAGAATCAAAAGACCAAAATTTCTTTGAGTCACAGCAATCTATCATTGCTTTATGTACTTACCTGCAAGAGCTGATGAAAACTATTGAAGACCTAGAAGATAATCAGCTGAAAGATGAGTTTTTTAAAGTCCTTCAG atttCGCTGTGGGGGAATAAGTGTGATCTGTCTCTGTCAGGCGGGGATACGAGTTCTCAGAAGACCAATATTATCAGTTCTTTGAAAGACCTAAAACCTTTCATTTTAGTGAATGACATGGAACATCTTTGGTCATTGCTTAGCAATtgcaagaaaacaagagaaagagcATCTATTACTCGAGTGGATATCATTCTGGATAATTCTGGGTTTGAACTTATTACAGATTTAGTGTTAGCTGACTTCTTGTTGTCCTCTAAACTGGCTACTGAGATCCATTTTTATGGAAAAACGATTCCATGGTTTGTTTCTGATACTACTATACATGATTTTAACTGGCTAATCAAACAACTAAAACATTCTAATCATAAGTGGATGTCCAAGTGTGGGGTTAACTGGGAAAACCATATTAAAATGGGCAGATGGGTTTACCTCGATCATATGTTTTGGACTCTGCCTCATGAATTCAGTGCAATGTCTCAAGTCGCTCCTGACTTACATGCTGAACTACAAAAGGcacatttgattttatttaaggGTGATTTGAATTATAGGAAGTTGACGGGGGACAGAAAATGGGAGTTTACCATTCCATTTCATCAGGCTTTGAATGGCTTCCACCCTGCACCTCTCTGCAGTATAAGAACATTAAAAGCAGAGGTTCAGGTTGGTCTGCAGCCTGGGCAAGCTGAACAGCTCTCAGCTTCAGATCCCAGCTGGATGACCAGCGGGAAATACGGAATATTTCAGTTCGATGGGCCACTCTGA